A section of the Acropora muricata isolate sample 2 chromosome 4, ASM3666990v1, whole genome shotgun sequence genome encodes:
- the LOC136913443 gene encoding adenosine receptor A2a-like has translation MAAVTGHFNFWNITSEQALQEGWLHLKNVKPLSLTSSILSIIMSPIIVLANTLVLLAVWKDPLKKLRSSPSNFILVSMAFADLLVGLVICPVTAYWGWKIFAKGVSPLDLSVIFAMNVFSVNVSFGHMFLLTVDRFLAVIIPLQYKSKVTNKRVLRASCICWIYFLAFGCSFLVLREYFAIMGAVYNVQLLVILLGMLIMNFVIVVRFYAYSKEKAHQYEENSRFIVLQREKKLFKGITVIVCAFLLCYLPWFIVQMLIYLCKPCHPNLSWLMISFGFSGSLTYANSGLNPILYTWRIPKYKETLKLLLKNQTRE, from the coding sequence ATGGCCGCAGTAACGGGCCATTTTAACTTCTGGAACATAACTAGCGAACAAGCCTTGCAGGAGGGGTGGTTACATTTGAAAAATGTCAAACCGTTATCGCTTACAAGTTCTATTCTTTCAATTATTATGTCGCCAATCATTGTGCTTGCAAACACGCTGGTGTTGTTAGCGGTTTGGAAAGATCCTCTTAAGAAACTTCGTTCCTCGCCTTCTAACTTCATCCTTGTGTCCATGGCGTTCGCTGATCTTCTGGTTGGTTTAGTGATCTGCCCTGTTACCGCTTACTGGGGCTGGAAAATTTTTGCCAAAGGTGTCAGTCCGCTTGATCTTTCTGTCATTTTTGCCATGAACGTTTTTTCAGTCAATGTTAGCTTTGGACACATGTTCTTGTTGACAGTGGATCGCTTTCTGGCAGTAATCATCCCACTTCAGTACAAATCAAAGGTCACGAATAAGCGAGTACTTAGAGCAAGTTGCATCTGTTGGATCTATTTTTTGGCGTTTGGTTGCTCGTTTCTGGTGCTCCGCGAATACTTCGCAATAATGGGGGCTGTCTATAATGTGCAGCTTTTGGTCATCCTTTTAGGCATGTTAATCATGAACTTTGTGATTGTTGTCCGATTTTACGCTTATTCTAAGGAAAAAGCCCACCAATACGAAGAGAACAGTCGCTTTATCGTCCTTCAGAGAGAAaagaaacttttcaaagggATTACTGTCATAGTCTGCGCATTTCTTCTCTGTTACCTTCCTTGGTTCATAGTTCAAATGCTGATTTATTTGTGCAAACCGTGTCATCCAAATTTGTCTTGGCTCATGATCTCTTTCGGATTTTCAGGCAGTTTGACTTACGCCAACTCAGGTTTGAACCCAATTCTGTACACATGGCGAATACCTAAATA